The Thermoflexus sp. DNA segment TGCTCCTTCCAGTTGTCTTCACAGAGGGAGCATGACAGCCATGGGCGATGTGAGCGGGATCATCTTGGCGGCAGGTCGCTCCCGCCGGCTCGGTTGGCCGAAGCATTTGCTTCCTTGGGATGGGCGGACGGTGCTGGAGCATATCGTGGAGAGGATTAGGGGTTTGCCCCTCCGGCAGGTTGTGGTCGTCCTGGGCCCTTCATCAGCCCCGCTTGCTCCCCGGCTGGAGGCCCTGGGGGCGATCCTGGTGAAGGTGCCAGAGGGGGCGCAGGCCTGCGCGGTCTCGATCCAGACCGGGCTGCAGGCCGCGCGGGAGGCAGATGCCGTCATGTTCTTTCTGGGGGATCAGCCAACCCTTCCATTGTCAGCCGCACAGGTCATGCTGGATGGATGGCAGAAGCGCGGACGGCCCCTTCAGGTGATCCGTTATCGCGAGGGGCGGGGGCATCCTGTTCTGGTCGCCCGGGCTCTGTTTGAGGCCCTGGAAGCGCGGATCGGGGAAAAGGTCCTCTGGGAGCTAATGGCGGAACACCCGGAGTGGGTAGCCGAGGTCCCCCTGGATCTGCCGCTTCCGCGGGACATCGACACGTGGGAGGATTACTGGACGCTCCGGGCAGAGGCCGGGTTACCCCTCGTAGATGGCGGTTAACGGGGTCACGGGCGATCGAG contains these protein-coding regions:
- a CDS encoding nucleotidyltransferase family protein, which encodes MGDVSGIILAAGRSRRLGWPKHLLPWDGRTVLEHIVERIRGLPLRQVVVVLGPSSAPLAPRLEALGAILVKVPEGAQACAVSIQTGLQAAREADAVMFFLGDQPTLPLSAAQVMLDGWQKRGRPLQVIRYREGRGHPVLVARALFEALEARIGEKVLWELMAEHPEWVAEVPLDLPLPRDIDTWEDYWTLRAEAGLPLVDGG